ttgcaatatcatctaaaaggaatcaaaaaagaataatgtcaCATCAcaaaagccttaggcagccggtgtttatattagtaggctggaagtgtctacaggattgtcagatttcTATTGAATGGAGTAAGTCATAAATGGAAAGTTTTAAGAAtgctgaatgatgatgatgatgatttctacagataaaaaaatatttggatgtCTTTATACCAAGTAAACAGTACGATAACACGATGACCACGATCTGGAAATTCCTATCGAAATTTAGTAAATGCTGGTGTTTCAACTGGTGTTGCCACGCCAGAGAAGCCGCGTGTAAAAGTTAGTGAGTTAAGTATGCTGAAGTTCTATAGTGTTAGTGAAGTAAGtaactataggtagagtcattcacgatgacgcgtgccgtggttcttattacaatgtcattaagtctaattttgacaaagtcacgtgtcttcgtggatggcactaggtataacagGGCCATAGAAACTAGCTGTCTTTGTTTTTCTGGTGCATCTTCTGTTATTTCCCTAATAGGTACATTATGATTTTATGATGTGGTGTGTCCTGTGAGAGCTGTAAAGACTGGCAagttaattaaatcaaattgtAACATACCAGGAACTGTCTTGCAGTTTCAGCGGCTACCTTGTCCACTGACGATGTCGTGTAAGGTTCCATCCACGGCATATCCAGTGCTATGCCGATGTACCCTGAAAATATATATGTCACTTAAAAGATCTACCAGCTTACTGTTTAGTCAGAGACAAATGTAATGGATTATGCAAGGATCTACTTTTTGGAAAGTCAGGAAAATTTAGGGAAGCACAAAATATTCACAAGTTTACCAATGGAGAAAAAACTAGCTGTTAAAAGTACTTGATTATTACTTAGGGTTTGAGGATATTCACGGAAAAGTCTTAGATTTTCTGGGATTCCAAAAACATTTATagtgtacaaaaaaaaagaccAAAAAACAGTGTAAACTGTCAAAATTGGCAGTAAGTGTAACCTTGATTGTTCCTATCAAATTCTTCCTTGTACATCCTGTACACCATGCCATGGGCTCTCAGCACCGTATGAGCACACATGTAGTCTTCTACTCCGCTCGCCCTCCTGCCAGGGGCATCCTGCCCCCCGTAGCCCTCCTGGCAGAAGGAGAGAGGCTCGTTGAACGTCACCCACGCTCTGACGTGGTCGCCGAAGTGCCTGAACAGAACCTGTGGAAAACTTAACCTTAAATAGAAACAAGGATATTGTCATTAAGCTATACGCAGATATTTTATCAGGTTCAGCGTAATGTAAGGAAaagtgttggcaggcctcccgcaAAGAAAGCGGATAAGAAGAGGGAATATTCTTACGGATAGCTATGTCCAGTAGAGGACCCTTTCGACTAACATGTTACGAATAACGTCACGTCTTGATCTAGACTTCTAAGAGTGTCTTCGTCGTCAATCACCACAACCATTTGTAGGATATTCTTCAAGTTCTTCTTTAAATATCTATCAAAAATCTTCAAATTATGCAAAAAGTTATTTCAAGAAACGAAAGTAATTTTCTCTCTTAAGCGCCTATTCAGCGCTGCATTCTTTTACGTTGATGATTTGATTTATTCTACCATGAGCACTTACCCTCGCATAATCCACAAAATATTCAGCCATGATCGGATTGGTCCATCCACCCAGGTCCTGTAGGCTTTGAGGAAGGTCCCAGTGGTACATCGTGATCAGAGCCTGCACGTCTTTCTGGTGCAACTCTGTGATCAAGTCCTTATAGTATCGCAAGCCATCTTCATTTATCTGACTGGAAAAGTTACATAATGAGTTAGATCCCGGATAGAAAGGACTAAgccagtacgctcgccgctgatcgcattttcatacaaaagtagtttcgttctaatttacaaacaacacactaaaacaaaataaaactttgtgaCTGTAATGGGGGCAGCtattttgatgtttatttaatgaaatgaaaatgaaaagatttaagTTTTCGTtaatattcaatgtaacaaaataaaatcacattaatttgaagttttgtatgagaaatggaattcgttatttttttccgttacattttattttaatcaaaccTATAACTCCTATAAGTAATTATAAGCATCATAATGGCTtctcccattatagttgcaaagttgcgttttgatctgtagtgctgcttgtaaattagaacgaaactacgttttATGGGGACGCGAACAGGGGACTTAACAATCTACAGTATTTGGAGTCAACGCTCCTGATATTTTCTGCCACTTTAGCGTGTATTGTTTGCGCTGCTCTGGTGTTAAATTCGTTATCCTTAGATCATGCTAAATACAGGACTAAATATTGTCCCATGAAATTCCACAAGGATGTATTAAATTCatctaagtattttttatatcagaAGGTTGCCTTTAATGAAGAAGATCTGTACCGTTCTTTGGACATCGTAAAATATCAGGAAAGCTTATTCATTATTCTGCTTCACGGAACTCACTTGCTTAATCCTGTAGGAAGGATCCTAGACCAGGATATAGAGAACCTGTAGTAGGACACGCCTAGGTCTCCAATCAGTTTGACATCCTCCTTATACTTGTGGTAGGAGTCTGTGGCAACGTCTGCGTTCTTATGGTCAAACACCCAGTCAGGGTGTTCGTGGGTGTACCGATCCCATATACTCTCGCCTTTTCCTAGATACATTAGAAGAAAAAGTACAGTAAAATATGTCTATTTTTGTATACGACGCAGAAATTCCTGTCTAACCATCACACTAGTCTACCATACTATTTTCTCAAGAAAGTCACCATAAGGCTGCGGCTCcgctgaggcggagacgagcggagcggagaggagataTGTAgagatcgaccaatcatattactTGAATCCTTGGTTGAATTCACacctcgtctccgcctcatatCATCAGaaaatccctacacgtctcctctccgctccactcgcctccgcctcagtggagccgcaacCTGAAGGCTCGCTAGCCTGCTACAGACCGTCAACCGACAACCACAACCACTTTGTCAAAAGTGTATCAACTTATCTATTAATACCGGTTATAAACTGTGTGCCAAATTACAGCCAAATCCTTCGCCGTTATTGCGTAATTGAGTAAAAAACATCTAAATAGGTATCTAAACACCTTCAcatactttctcatttataatattaagtacgaTAGGATCTCTACCTAACGCTTGTTATGGCtttaaagaaagagaaagaaagaaagagagagattgATTTAGTACCACCACATTATAAGTAAGACAAGTAATAAGAAAACTTTCTTTTATAAATCCTATCCTGTGTGGATTTCGCAAAATTTTACCTTATTTCTCAGGAAGCAGACAtctttactttctttctttcttcttttggGAATAGTATGGTAATTATAGTAATACTCGTAGTATAGGTATTAAAGTTACCTGAGATGTTCCATGCCCCTTCTATTTGGTAGGCAGCGGTGGCGACTCCAAATGCGAAATCCTTGCGGAAGCATATCTTTGCAGACTTTGGGCTGGCGTTGACGTAAGCTCTGGAAGAAGgcttcaacttaaaaaaaaacgtagagTCCACACAGTCACAAACTTCGGCTAAATAAAACACTGACCATAGGGCTGATAAATAGAAATTGGTATTACAATCTAGTGCCGGAAAGGTAGCCGCGTTAAGGGCAATCTTCCGCAGAAGACTTAGGTGAATTGTATGTATAGTTTGGTTATTTTTAGGAGAGCTCTTACTTCAACTACACTAATTATAAACTAGtcttcaaaaacttaaaaaaaccgggcaagtctAAGTCGGGTCTGGCCCTAATGGTTCATACAATATTATGTTTTGACTTGTAAAAGTAACCTCACGGGCCATGAGGAAACTTGAGTTATTTTATGGGTATGCCAAGCCTTGTCGGCAAGCCCCACATAATCTTTTATTTTCCCGTCAGTACGCGTGTTAAAGTTATAGTTATTATGAGTTTTGAAATTATGCATtcttattatgcaaattatagTCACGtgtttaataattatgtgtttaaaTTAGGaacatttatttgcattttaatATAAACCAAGTTGAGAGCTCACGTGATTGTAACCAAGCCATATTGTGTAACGtctctgacactcgcgatcgcaatcgaatgacagatttcgcatacaaaaactgtcatgcCCCATCTGGCAGCTAGCCCTCTCCCCGCTGTAAAAGCCGTCCGAGGCTAACAACAACAGTCCGtccaaaaaaaactgtcatacGGCATAAGACGTGGTAGAAACTtcgaaagagatggtgaattcgCAAACACCAACGAATAATACGACCTCTGATAAGGTCCACGATGCCGATCATTGCCACGTACGTCCGTTATCAGAGAAAGCGAGACGTATGATGTCATTAATTATCAATCGTCTATGTTTGTGTTCTGAGGACAAGATGAGGTTATTTGGAAGAAAAATATTGTTccttttaaaaagcttttttcaCGCTTACTATCAGGCGACctgtttgctcgtttgccctctATTCCAattactcttttttttctttcacaattttcacacaaaagatttgcttaatttttcgtaaacaAGCTTGTAATTGTTGTTAACAACACTTAAGTGTAAGTGTTGAGATCACGTACCTATGTGTATCGACGTCCTACaccaggggtggccaacttgattCGACCCAAGATCAGAAGATTAGAAGATCGATTAGAAGAAGATGGTACGAGCTACCAATGATACTTCTTGAAATGTTAAATGAAACTGCATggttcagtatttatattttttgccttgccacgattgactggactaatagtcgcgatcgaccggttggccacccctgtCCTACACGTTTCAAAGGATTTgatgttcaaattcaaattcaaaatgatttattcagtaaataggccgcaatgggcacttttacacgtcatttttttaaactaccagcgctatcggaaagaccatcattgccaagaagaatgcgccgcaagaacttggtagaaagtcattttttcataaaaaatataattacaaataaaatacttaaaaactatattatacaattaaagaaaaaaaattacaaataataataataataatgttattgtgtgtacctatacatatacaCACAAGATCATGCATGTATTTACTACGAAGCTACTTTAAAGATATTTATCTCCTTAAAGCGTTCTCCAAGTTTATCGGGTGTTAAGGTGGCAGATAGAGACCAAAATGCTCGCTTTTGTAGAATTAAATTAGTAGTAAGTCGGCGGCCCTACCCCAAATCAGCATTCctggagcgccaaagttcgcatactcttcgctagtcataccatattttttgtccgaatcaacgtttgtcataattttttcccactaAAACCTTAAATTGACGGGCAGGACTGCAAGATactaagttagaattttgcactttgtagtatagggcctgtagGGTGGTgaaagaaagtaatttttttagagatcggtttttggagtctttttgtattttttatttcaacttcaaattttgttacttttacggtcatcccgtaaaatacgtatcgtaaatacaaaccaccagtccagtggtggtgtagcggtatagcacgcagcacggaatgctgaggacctgggttcgattcccagcgctggtctctttttctggtttttctgtgtatctatttttcagtttgtattttcgataaaattcTTAGGTCGACCACACACTGCGAGatgtaagtttgtatgtgttACATTCAATGTCCTCTCGCTCTCCGGGTTGCCTAGCGACTACTCCCAGTTCGTCATTACTACAAATTATTATCTCTATATTGATAATTAATGAAGAACATCCTGTCAGTAAATTCCAACGATATTATTACagaaataacaaataaacatttgttttttcaattttttttctacgtACGCTATAAAAAACAGTTTAGACCAGTCAAAAACCTGAAAAATGTTTTCCATTATGAGCCTAataaaagcgtttttttttaagaaatgttatttttaggatCTGTATCTCGAAATGAAAAAAACGGAAGTGTTATAGGATAACTTTTTTGTTCGTCTAATCTGTCCgtttgtcaagaccctttttcccAAAAACTCAGATCAAAGATCAGATTTGCTACTTcatgaagcagtgaaaaaatataacttctaagtcaacgttATCAAGatagccattaaaaaaaaggt
Above is a window of Choristoneura fumiferana chromosome 18, NRCan_CFum_1, whole genome shotgun sequence DNA encoding:
- the LOC141437878 gene encoding myrosinase 1-like → MGYWCAVLAVVGVGAYVNASPKSAKICFRKDFAFGVATAAYQIEGAWNISGKGESIWDRYTHEHPDWVFDHKNADVATDSYHKYKEDVKLIGDLGVSYYRFSISWSRILPTGLSNQINEDGLRYYKDLITELHQKDVQALITMYHWDLPQSLQDLGGWTNPIMAEYFVDYARVLFRHFGDHVRAWVTFNEPLSFCQEGYGGQDAPGRRASGVEDYMCAHTVLRAHGMVYRMYKEEFDRNNQGYIGIALDMPWMEPYTTSSVDKVAAETARQFLFGWFANPIFSKRGGYPPIMRRRIDVISKRQGFFRSRLPTFTKEEVDMIRGSYDFLGLNHYTTNLVKPGDGRITAKPSFYNDMGVKLIVSPEWPKSNSSWLRIVPWGLRKTLNWIRHTYDNPSVVITENGVSFEKGLKDRKRINYIDSYLRSVHAAIYKDNCDVIAYTYWTLMDNFEWMRGFSERFGLYETNYSTPDLKRIPRLSASYFERVARTGCLDDHSSSPRNYDGMVIL